A genomic region of Pseudomonadota bacterium contains the following coding sequences:
- the trxA gene encoding thioredoxin TrxA yields MTTTIATTPAKVSDESFEADVLRANAPVLVDFWAEWCGPCKTIAPALEELAKDYSGKVVVAKVNIDENPLTPQRYNVRGIPTLMLFKGGQVAATKIGALPKGKLYEWVDSVL; encoded by the coding sequence ATGACCACCACGATTGCGACGACACCGGCGAAGGTGAGCGACGAGAGCTTCGAGGCCGATGTGCTGCGGGCCAATGCTCCCGTCCTCGTAGACTTCTGGGCGGAGTGGTGCGGCCCCTGCAAGACGATCGCGCCGGCGCTCGAGGAGCTGGCCAAGGACTATTCCGGCAAGGTGGTGGTGGCGAAGGTCAACATCGACGAGAACCCGTTGACCCCGCAGCGCTACAATGTGCGCGGGATTCCCACCCTGATGCTGTTCAAGGGCGGCCAGGTGGCCGCCACCAAGATCGGCGCCTTGCCCAAGGGCAAGCTCTACGAGTGGGTCGACTCGGTCCTGTAG